In the genome of Aspergillus flavus chromosome 8, complete sequence, one region contains:
- a CDS encoding putative glucan 1,4-alpha-glucosidase, protein MVSFSSCLRALALGSSVLAVQPVLRQATGLDTWLSTEANFSRQAILNNIGADGQSAQGASPGVVIASPSKSDPDYFYTWTRDSGLVMKTLVDLFRGGDADLLPIIEEFISSQARIQGISNPSGALSSGGLGEPKFNVDETAFTGAWGRPQRDGPALRATAMISFGEWLVENGHTSIATDLVWPVVRNDLSYVAQYWSQSGFDLWEEVQGTSFFTVAVSHRALVEGSTFAKTVGSSCPYCDSQAPQVRCYLQSFWTGSYIQANFGGGRSGKDINTVLGSIHTFDPQATCDDATFQPCSARALANHKVVTDSFRSIYAINSGRAENQAVAVGRYPEDSYYNGNPWFLTTLAAAEQLYDALYQWDKIGSLAITDVSLPFFKALYSSAATGTYASSTTVYKDIVSAVKAYADGYVQIVQTYAASTGSMAEQYTKTDGSQTSARDLTWSYAALLTANNRRNAVVPAPWGETAATSIPSACSTTSASGTYSSVVITSWPTISGYPGAPDSPCQVPTTVSVTFAVKATTVYGESIKIVGSISQLGSWNPSSATALNADSYTTDNPLWTGTINLPAGQSFEYKFIRVQNGAVTWESDPNRKYTVPSTCGVKSAVQSDVWR, encoded by the exons ATggtgtctttctcctcttgtcTCCGGGCCTTAGCCCTCGGATCCTCAGTTCTCGCGGTCCAACCTGTCCTTAGACAGGCGACTGGTCTAGATACCTGGCTGAGCACAGAAGCAAATTTTTCCCGCCAGGCAATCTTGAATAATATCGGCGCAGATGGCCAGTCGGCGCAGGGCGCAAGTCCAGGGGTGGTGATTGCCAGCCCTAGCAAAAGTGACCCAGATT ATTTCTATACCTGGACCCGTGACTCGGGTCTCGTCATGAAAACCCTGGTCGATCTGTTCAGAGGCGGAGATGCCGATCTTCTCCCTATCATCGAGGAGTTCATTAGCTCCCAGGCTCGGATCCAAGGCATCTCAAACCCTTCTGGTGCTCTTTCCAGTGGGGGTCTGGGCGAGCCTAAGTTCAATGTCGACGAGACAGCATTTACCGGCGCATGGGGTCGGCCGCAGCGTGACGGACCAGCTTTGCGCGCGACCGCTATGATCTCGTTTGGAGAATGGCTAGTT GAAAATGGTCATACAAGCATAGCGACGGACCTGGTATGGCCTGTTGTTAGGAATGATCTATCCTATGTGGCTCAGTATTGGAGCCAATCCGGGTTCG ATCTCTGGGAGGAAGTCCAAGGCACATCATTCTTTACTGTTGCAGTTTCTCATCGCGCTTTGGTAGAAGGTAGCACCTTCGCAAAGACTGTCGGTTCCTCGTGCCCCTATTGTGACTCGCAAGCGCCCCAAGTCCGATGTTATTTACAATCCTTCTGGACCGGGAGTTACATCCAGGCCAATTTCGGTGGCGGGCGATCGGGCAAAGACATCAACACTGTCCTGGGTAGTATCCACACGTTCGATCCTCAAGCGACGTGTGATGATGCTACCTTCCAGCCCTGTTCGGCGCGAGCCTTGGCCAACCATAAGGTAGTAACGGACTCGTTCCGATCAATCTATGCCATCAACTCCGGTCGTGCTGAGAATCaagctgttgctgttggtcGCTACCCCGAAGACAGCTATTACAACGGGAATCCTTGGTTCCTGACCACCCTGGCCGCCGCAGAGCAGTTGTATGACGCGTTGTACCAGTGGGATAAAATTGGATCATTGGCCATCACGGACGTTTCTTTGCCATTCTTCAAAGCTCTTTACAGTTCTGCCGCGACAGGGACCTACGCATCGTCCACGACGGTGTATAAGGATATCGTCTCAGCCGTCAAGGCCTATGCAGACGGATACGTGCAGATCGTC CAAACCTACGCTGCATCCACCGGCTCCATGGCCGAGCAATATACCAAGACGGACGGGAGTCAGACCTCCGCCCGGGATCTTACCTGGTCGTACGCTGCACTTCTCACGGCCAACAACCGACGAAACGCGGTCGTTCCTGCACCATGGGGCGAGACCGCTGCCACCAGCATTCCGTCAGCTTGCTCTACGACTTCCGCCTCGGGCACCTACAGCAGCGTGGTTATCACATCCTGGCCGACCATTAGCGGATACCCAGGCGCGCCAGACAGCCCCTGCCAGGTGCCGACGACTGTGTCGGTGACCTTCGCGGTGAAAGCTACTACGGTCTACGGTGAGTCTATCAAGATCGTCGGGTCGATCTCTCAGCTCGGGAGCTGGAATCCTAGCAGCGCGACCGCATTGAACGCGGACAGCTACACTACTGACAACCCCTTGTGGACGGGAACAATAAACTTGCCTGCTGGACAGTCGTTCGAGTATAAGTTTATTCGCGTTCAGAACGGGGCGGTTACGTGGGAGAGTGACCCCAACCGGAAATATACCGTTCCTTCGACTTGCGGGGTGAAAAGTGCTGTGCAGAGCGATGTTTGGCGGTGA